One Candidatus Omnitrophota bacterium DNA window includes the following coding sequences:
- the ychF gene encoding redox-regulated ATPase YchF gives MQVGLIGLPQSGKKTLLRLLTGVDATTVSHGNGGAIPGICPVRDPRLDRLAAMYRPKKLTPATIEYHLLPDLTKDSAKNQELFKALERVDVFGVVVRAFADTAVFHLEGSVDPLRDIEIVVNELLLNDLLFVDKRLERIAKDALRSAGPDRAAEQALLRALHGHLNNNQPVRTFPLDAAAAKLLASAPLLSRKPLLLILNVGEEELASHRLAAAVSERYGAQGALSVEVSAKIEEELSQLEDPTERAAFLADLGLAESAIDRLTRMSYSALGLISYFTVGEDEVRAWTIRRGAAAPEAGGAIHSDIARGFIRAERIAYEDLISLGSEQAVSQAGKAQLKGKEYVVEDGDILNFRFNV, from the coding sequence ATGCAAGTCGGCCTGATTGGATTGCCGCAATCCGGAAAAAAGACGCTGCTGCGGCTGCTCACGGGTGTTGATGCCACCACCGTCTCCCACGGAAACGGCGGGGCGATCCCCGGCATCTGCCCGGTCCGCGATCCGCGGCTGGATCGGCTGGCCGCCATGTACCGCCCGAAGAAACTCACCCCGGCGACGATCGAATATCACCTCCTGCCTGATCTGACCAAAGATTCCGCGAAAAACCAGGAGCTCTTCAAGGCGTTGGAGCGGGTCGATGTCTTCGGGGTCGTGGTCCGCGCCTTTGCGGATACGGCCGTGTTCCATCTTGAGGGCTCGGTCGATCCGCTCCGGGACATCGAGATCGTCGTCAACGAGCTGTTGCTGAATGACCTGCTGTTCGTGGACAAGCGGCTGGAGCGCATCGCCAAAGACGCCCTCCGCAGCGCGGGCCCTGATCGCGCGGCGGAGCAGGCCCTCTTGAGAGCGCTGCACGGCCATCTCAACAATAATCAGCCGGTGCGCACGTTTCCGCTGGATGCGGCGGCGGCCAAGCTCTTGGCGAGCGCGCCTCTCTTGAGCCGCAAGCCGCTGCTCTTGATCTTGAATGTGGGGGAAGAGGAGCTGGCTTCGCATCGTCTGGCGGCTGCCGTGTCCGAGCGCTATGGAGCGCAGGGGGCGCTCAGCGTCGAAGTCTCGGCGAAAATCGAAGAGGAGCTCTCGCAGTTGGAGGATCCCACAGAGCGCGCGGCGTTTCTGGCGGATTTAGGGCTGGCCGAGTCGGCCATTGACCGGCTGACGAGGATGAGTTACAGTGCCTTAGGGCTGATCTCCTACTTCACGGTGGGGGAGGATGAGGTGCGCGCCTGGACGATCCGCCGCGGAGCGGCAGCGCCGGAGGCCGGCGGGGCGATTCATTCCGACATCGCCCGGGGTTTTATCCGGGCCGAGCGGATCGCCTATGAGGATCTCATCAGCCTCGGCAGCGAGCAGGCCGTCAGCCAGGCCGGGAAAGCGCAGCTGAAAGGCAAAGAGTATGTGGTGGAGGACGGCGACATCCTCAATTTTCGCTTCAATGTCTAA
- a CDS encoding type II/IV secretion system protein translates to MSVTIELENYLIKPEVIQLVPEALARKHVVMPVFKIGETLTVAMKDSLDVIAIDGLRLKTKCDIKTVVASETSIRQAIDQYYGAASAAAAAGPKKPMKEEEAAGEPPVIRMVSQLVMEAVKDRASDIHIEPGEGTLRTRFRVDGVLREVSGPPLHLHAAVVSRIKVLSRLDIAEKRKPQDGRFRMKMEETDIDLRVSTIPTQHGEKVVMRLLDSSSARLSLAQLGMDEATRHAVERFIASPHGIFLVTGPTGSGKTTTLYAALHLINSQALNILTIEDPVEYQLAGVNQVQVNPKAEITFASALRAFLRQDPNVIMVGEIRDRETVEIAVQAALTGHLVFSTLHTNDAPSSLTRLVDMGVEPFLIASGVIGVLAQRLVRVICQACKASYAPEPAVVREFQLPEAAMLTRGKGCAACQQTGYKGRIGIYELLAMTSEVKDLVVAKAAAHAIREAAHIRTLRDDGVAKALAGITTIEEVVRVTQLD, encoded by the coding sequence ATGTCCGTGACCATTGAGCTTGAAAACTATCTCATTAAGCCCGAGGTGATCCAGCTCGTGCCCGAAGCGCTGGCTCGCAAGCACGTCGTGATGCCGGTGTTTAAAATCGGGGAGACGCTGACCGTGGCGATGAAAGATTCGCTCGATGTCATCGCCATTGATGGGCTTCGTCTGAAGACGAAGTGCGACATCAAGACCGTCGTGGCTTCTGAGACGAGCATCCGGCAGGCGATCGATCAGTATTACGGCGCGGCGAGCGCGGCCGCCGCGGCCGGCCCTAAGAAGCCGATGAAGGAAGAGGAGGCTGCCGGGGAGCCTCCAGTCATCCGCATGGTGAGCCAGCTGGTCATGGAGGCGGTCAAGGACCGGGCCAGCGACATCCATATCGAGCCGGGCGAAGGCACGCTGCGCACGCGGTTTCGGGTCGACGGCGTGCTGCGGGAAGTCAGCGGCCCGCCCCTGCATCTGCATGCGGCGGTTGTCTCCCGCATCAAGGTGCTCTCGCGGCTGGACATCGCGGAAAAGCGCAAGCCGCAGGACGGCCGATTCCGGATGAAGATGGAAGAAACCGACATCGACTTGCGCGTCTCCACCATCCCAACACAGCATGGGGAGAAAGTCGTGATGCGCCTGCTGGATAGCTCCAGCGCTCGCTTAAGCCTGGCACAGCTCGGCATGGATGAGGCCACCCGCCACGCGGTGGAGCGATTCATCGCATCGCCGCACGGCATTTTCCTCGTGACCGGGCCGACCGGCAGCGGCAAGACCACCACGCTGTATGCCGCCCTGCATCTGATTAATTCCCAGGCCCTCAACATCCTGACCATCGAAGACCCGGTGGAATACCAGCTTGCCGGCGTCAACCAAGTCCAGGTCAACCCGAAAGCGGAGATCACCTTCGCCTCGGCGCTGCGCGCGTTTTTGCGGCAGGATCCGAACGTGATCATGGTGGGCGAAATCCGCGACCGCGAAACGGTGGAGATCGCGGTGCAAGCCGCCCTCACCGGGCATCTGGTCTTTTCCACCCTGCACACGAATGACGCCCCCAGCTCCTTGACCCGGCTGGTGGATATGGGGGTGGAGCCCTTCCTGATCGCCTCCGGCGTGATCGGCGTGCTGGCACAGCGCCTCGTGCGCGTCATCTGCCAGGCCTGCAAGGCATCGTACGCGCCGGAGCCGGCGGTGGTCCGCGAGTTTCAGCTGCCGGAGGCGGCGATGCTCACACGCGGCAAGGGCTGTGCCGCCTGCCAGCAGACCGGCTACAAGGGCCGCATTGGGATCTATGAGCTGCTGGCGATGACCTCTGAGGTGAAGGATTTGGTGGTGGCGAAGGCCGCGGCGCACGCGATCCGCGAGGCGGCTCACATCCGGACGCTACGCGACGATGGCGTGGCCAAGGCCCTCGCGGGGATCACCACCATCGAAGAAGTGGTTCGCGTGACCCAACTCGATTGA
- a CDS encoding response regulator translates to MKSKPVILLVDDELSIRKVIGKRLAQFGFSVLAAASGEEGLQLAAAHHPDLILLDIMMPNMKGRDVCARLKADPATNAIPVIFLTALGLADHIKGGMDLGADDYIIKPFDPDKLRERIMVCLARHQR, encoded by the coding sequence ATGAAGAGCAAGCCGGTGATTTTACTCGTTGATGATGAGCTCTCAATCCGCAAGGTGATCGGCAAGCGGCTAGCACAGTTCGGCTTTTCCGTGCTGGCCGCCGCCAGCGGCGAGGAGGGCTTGCAGCTCGCCGCAGCGCACCATCCGGATCTGATCCTGCTGGACATCATGATGCCGAACATGAAAGGGCGCGATGTCTGCGCGCGGCTGAAGGCCGATCCGGCCACGAACGCGATCCCGGTGATTTTCCTCACGGCCTTAGGATTAGCCGATCACATCAAGGGCGGCATGGACCTCGGGGCCGATGATTACATCATCAAACCGTTTGATCCGGACAAGCTGCGGGAGCGCATCATGGTGTGCCTCGCGAGACATCAACGATAG
- a CDS encoding discoidin domain-containing protein, protein MATFLLMLLLSGLALAVGVFSNNSLATSRSQLLDKQAYYIAEAGWQRARQALSAGTWSAASSTGNTYSESFGAGEYSVTIVDETTPAVEDDDTEYTITSSGYVPSAASYRSRRQVAETDVEVTVTNTNQSLSATATASSTNGSNTASKSKDGDTGTKWQAGTKGPNEWLKMDYGSAATVNRMIIKDDGNISSAITIQHSDDAAAWTAVSGSSIVESPNNTFDINFTSTSHRYFRALFPDVGSGSRAGVKEMETYNIASRAVEFGDAGTVTSQW, encoded by the coding sequence ATGGCGACCTTCCTCTTGATGCTCCTCCTCTCCGGCCTCGCGTTGGCTGTGGGCGTCTTCTCGAACAATAGCCTCGCCACGAGCCGGAGCCAGTTGCTGGATAAGCAGGCCTACTACATCGCCGAAGCCGGCTGGCAGCGCGCGCGGCAAGCGTTAAGCGCTGGCACGTGGTCGGCGGCCTCTAGCACGGGGAATACGTATAGCGAGTCGTTCGGGGCCGGCGAATACAGCGTGACCATCGTTGACGAAACCACGCCCGCGGTTGAAGACGACGACACGGAGTACACGATCACCTCCTCTGGGTATGTGCCGAGTGCGGCCTCCTATCGATCCCGGCGGCAAGTGGCGGAGACCGACGTGGAGGTCACGGTGACCAATACGAATCAGTCGCTCTCGGCCACCGCCACGGCGTCGTCCACCAACGGCTCCAACACGGCGAGCAAATCGAAAGACGGCGACACCGGCACCAAATGGCAAGCCGGCACCAAAGGGCCGAATGAATGGCTGAAGATGGACTACGGCAGCGCGGCCACCGTGAATCGGATGATCATCAAGGATGACGGCAATATCAGCAGCGCGATCACTATCCAGCACTCTGATGACGCCGCCGCGTGGACCGCGGTGAGCGGCTCATCGATCGTCGAGTCCCCCAACAACACCTTTGACATCAACTTTACTTCGACGAGCCACCGCTATTTCCGCGCGCTGTTTCCTGATGTAGGCAGCGGCAGCCGCGCCGGGGTCAAGGAGATGGAAACGTACAACATCGCAAGCCGCGCTGTGGAATTTGGCGATGCCGGAACGGTGACCAGCCAATGGTGA
- a CDS encoding type II secretion system F family protein yields MPTYQYTARDQRGQQVRGAQAASSVEALADALRRRGYLVTTHQEVGAFAVNAARGLQLFGPRVGYDDLVLLNVQLSKMVQVGIPLVTGLETLEQQATNPALKTTLADVARRVQGGESFSDALSHHGRIFSGLFINMVRAGEASGKLDDILRRLADFTKHQAQLREQLVTAMTYPIALLAVGIGVGTFLITMIIPKFMKIYLEADVPLPLPTLLLYQLSRHWWLIIGLLIAAVALLGWYVTTPAGRRQLDALSLRVPVLGELVRRAALSRFARTLATLISSGVPILESLAIAELTCGNAVIADACRAAASHVKEGGSLAEPLNASREFPPMVIQMILVGEAAGTLDQMLEEVANHYDELVQHGIKRVMSLVEPMFLVVMGGMVAFIMASLLLPMFRLVNVVK; encoded by the coding sequence ATGCCGACGTACCAGTACACGGCGCGCGATCAGCGCGGCCAACAGGTCAGAGGCGCGCAGGCGGCCTCCAGCGTCGAAGCGCTGGCGGATGCGCTGCGCCGCCGCGGCTACTTGGTGACGACGCACCAGGAAGTCGGGGCCTTCGCTGTGAACGCTGCGCGCGGCCTGCAGCTCTTCGGGCCGCGGGTCGGCTATGACGATCTCGTCCTCTTGAATGTCCAGCTCTCGAAAATGGTCCAGGTGGGCATTCCGCTCGTCACCGGATTGGAAACGCTCGAGCAGCAGGCGACGAATCCAGCGCTCAAAACAACGCTCGCCGACGTGGCGCGCCGGGTGCAGGGCGGGGAGAGTTTTTCCGACGCCCTCAGCCACCATGGGCGCATCTTCTCCGGGCTGTTCATCAACATGGTGCGCGCCGGGGAGGCCTCGGGCAAATTGGATGACATCCTGCGCCGCCTGGCCGACTTCACGAAGCACCAAGCGCAGCTTCGCGAGCAGCTGGTCACGGCCATGACCTATCCGATTGCGCTGCTGGCGGTCGGCATCGGTGTCGGCACCTTTCTCATCACGATGATCATCCCCAAGTTCATGAAGATTTACCTCGAAGCCGATGTGCCGCTGCCGCTGCCAACACTGCTGCTCTACCAATTGAGCCGGCACTGGTGGCTCATCATCGGGCTGCTCATCGCCGCCGTGGCACTCCTTGGGTGGTACGTCACGACCCCGGCCGGCCGGCGGCAGCTCGACGCGCTGAGCCTGCGCGTTCCGGTGCTGGGCGAGCTGGTCCGCCGGGCTGCGCTCTCGCGCTTCGCCCGCACGCTGGCCACGTTGATTTCCAGCGGGGTGCCGATTCTGGAGTCGCTGGCGATTGCGGAGCTGACCTGCGGCAACGCGGTCATCGCGGATGCGTGCCGGGCGGCCGCCTCGCACGTGAAGGAAGGCGGGTCGCTCGCCGAGCCGCTGAACGCCAGCCGCGAATTTCCGCCGATGGTCATACAGATGATCCTTGTGGGCGAGGCAGCCGGCACCCTAGATCAGATGCTCGAAGAGGTCGCCAACCACTATGATGAGCTGGTCCAGCACGGCATTAAACGGGTGATGTCGCTGGTGGAGCCGATGTTTCTTGTCGTGATGGGAGGGATGGTGGCCTTCATCATGGCGAGCTTGCTGCTGCCGATGTTTCGGTTGGTCAATGTGGTGAAATAG
- a CDS encoding DEAD/DEAH box helicase: MSPPEPLPEAAFDDLRLHPNLLKGIHDLGFLRPTPIQAQAIPHILAGRDVIGCAQTGTGKTAAFVLPILHRLLLRPSTRHLRALIIAPTRELALQSMDHLKALSRYVHLKGAAIFGGVPMDPQIKALTQGVDIVSATPGRLLDHVYSGRINFVDLEVFVLDEADRMLDMGFLPDIQKIMRLLPVKRQNLLFSATMPPSVLTLVHQILHHPVTVEIGQRSSPAVGIRHAIYPVARAQKVELLAHLLRQPGMTSVLVFSRTKHYADRLSQMLQRHGFSVSVLHGDRSQSQRLRALDQFRRGKTQVMVATDIAARGIDIEDITHVINFDVPNTPDDYVHRIGRTARAEATGDAFTLIDHDEEPLIADIERALARTLPRVTLPDFQYKKSEPHRPHEPYRHRPGQRPPPRAHDAHGHRYRHR, translated from the coding sequence ATGAGCCCGCCTGAGCCGCTCCCCGAAGCGGCCTTCGACGACCTAAGGCTGCATCCGAATTTGCTCAAGGGGATCCATGACCTGGGGTTTTTGCGGCCCACGCCGATCCAGGCCCAAGCGATTCCGCACATCCTCGCCGGCCGGGATGTGATCGGCTGCGCGCAGACCGGCACGGGAAAAACCGCGGCGTTTGTCTTGCCGATTCTCCATCGATTGCTGCTTCGCCCCTCCACCAGGCACCTCCGAGCGCTCATCATTGCCCCGACCCGCGAGCTCGCCTTGCAGTCGATGGATCATCTCAAGGCCCTCTCGCGCTACGTGCATCTTAAGGGTGCGGCGATTTTCGGCGGGGTGCCGATGGATCCTCAGATCAAGGCGCTCACCCAGGGCGTGGACATTGTCTCGGCCACCCCAGGGCGGCTGCTCGACCACGTCTACTCAGGGCGGATCAATTTCGTGGACCTGGAGGTGTTCGTGCTGGATGAGGCGGATCGCATGCTGGACATGGGCTTTTTGCCGGACATCCAGAAGATCATGCGGTTGCTGCCGGTGAAGCGGCAGAACCTGCTGTTTTCCGCCACCATGCCTCCCTCGGTCCTCACCCTGGTCCATCAGATCCTGCACCATCCGGTCACCGTCGAAATCGGCCAGCGCTCAAGCCCTGCGGTCGGCATCCGCCATGCCATCTATCCGGTGGCGCGCGCGCAGAAAGTGGAGCTCCTCGCCCATCTGCTGCGCCAGCCCGGCATGACCTCGGTCCTGGTCTTTAGCCGCACCAAGCACTATGCGGATCGGTTGAGCCAGATGCTGCAGCGGCACGGGTTTTCCGTCTCGGTGCTGCACGGCGACCGCAGCCAGAGCCAGCGCCTGCGAGCCCTCGATCAATTCCGGCGCGGCAAAACCCAGGTCATGGTGGCGACCGATATCGCCGCGCGCGGCATCGACATCGAGGACATCACCCATGTCATCAACTTCGACGTGCCCAATACCCCGGACGATTACGTGCACCGCATCGGGCGGACCGCCCGGGCCGAGGCGACCGGCGATGCCTTTACACTGATCGATCATGACGAGGAGCCGCTCATCGCCGACATCGAGCGGGCCCTGGCCCGCACCTTGCCCCGCGTGACCCTGCCGGATTTTCAGTACAAGAAATCCGAGCCCCATCGTCCGCATGAGCCGTACCGACATCGTCCGGGGCAGCGCCCGCCGCCTCGCGCCCATGATGCGCATGGCCATCGGTACCGTCATCGATAA
- the pilM gene encoding type IV pilus assembly protein PilM — MVIPAGRGAPRPDGRGKWIGLDIRPPGTRWIEMESDGKSLRVIRHGTQLGELSGRSVHAALAGADVAIRRLVMPLMPKLELLEAAKWELKDQVAFPIQEAALDVRVLGEVVEQDVKKQDVLAAAAPSRAVSALIGELTRARLRIESISPQSCAAWECVAALIPEARRGSVAVLDIGCSQTSIVIAHDGAPQLVREIAFGSDLLTQALVGTVALDDGGAVTIDRPMAERLKQRHGILSDAAEGKTDENIPLFHLASLMRPVMEQVLTELSRLFDFYKTQGHSAGVQRLLICGMDATLSNLQVSLSEGLGIPVEVFNPLQHLPQPSKTAADELPEAEGSRLAAAIGLALSHGQGVNLLPRASQTANAAGDATANRTPRLAAAVGLIALAVTGGFLAAVGISQWHVSRQQRLWQQIEPAYTQRLNQDEANRSLDAALDIVQTFFERQPLWGSLLKELAALVPATIELTECHIEFEGERRIARLKGRVIAAGNGGGVAQLAEALERSPFFSDVNLIDSEVRSSEMGASTFSLEAFLE, encoded by the coding sequence ATGGTGATACCGGCAGGACGAGGCGCGCCCCGCCCTGACGGGCGGGGCAAGTGGATCGGGCTGGACATCAGGCCGCCAGGTACGCGATGGATTGAGATGGAATCCGACGGCAAGTCGCTGCGGGTCATCCGCCATGGCACGCAGCTTGGCGAGCTTTCAGGGCGCTCGGTGCATGCGGCCCTAGCCGGCGCTGACGTGGCGATCCGGCGCCTGGTCATGCCGCTGATGCCTAAGCTCGAGCTGCTTGAGGCGGCGAAGTGGGAATTGAAAGACCAGGTGGCATTTCCCATCCAAGAGGCCGCGCTGGATGTCCGGGTGCTTGGCGAGGTGGTGGAGCAGGACGTGAAGAAACAGGACGTCTTGGCGGCCGCCGCTCCAAGCCGTGCGGTCAGCGCGCTCATCGGCGAGCTGACACGCGCTCGGCTGCGCATCGAGAGCATCAGCCCGCAGTCGTGCGCGGCCTGGGAGTGCGTTGCAGCGCTCATCCCCGAGGCGCGCCGCGGGTCGGTGGCCGTGTTGGACATCGGCTGTTCCCAGACCTCAATCGTGATCGCCCATGACGGCGCGCCACAGCTGGTTCGCGAGATCGCCTTCGGCAGCGACCTCTTGACCCAAGCGCTCGTGGGGACGGTGGCGCTTGACGACGGGGGCGCGGTGACGATCGATCGCCCCATGGCCGAACGGCTCAAGCAGCGGCACGGGATTCTCTCCGACGCCGCCGAGGGCAAGACGGACGAAAACATTCCGCTGTTTCACCTGGCGTCCTTGATGCGCCCAGTGATGGAGCAGGTGCTGACGGAGCTCAGCCGCCTGTTCGATTTTTACAAAACCCAGGGTCACAGCGCCGGGGTCCAGCGCCTGCTCATCTGCGGCATGGACGCGACGCTGAGCAACCTGCAGGTCTCGCTGTCCGAAGGGCTCGGCATTCCCGTGGAGGTCTTCAACCCGTTGCAGCATCTTCCGCAGCCGTCGAAGACAGCGGCCGATGAGCTGCCTGAGGCAGAGGGATCGCGGCTGGCGGCGGCGATCGGCCTTGCCCTCTCGCACGGGCAAGGGGTCAACCTGCTGCCGCGGGCGTCCCAAACCGCGAACGCCGCCGGCGATGCGACGGCGAATCGCACGCCGCGTCTTGCCGCGGCGGTCGGACTCATCGCGCTCGCGGTCACAGGAGGATTCCTGGCGGCCGTCGGGATCTCACAGTGGCACGTGAGCCGGCAGCAGCGGCTCTGGCAGCAGATCGAGCCGGCCTATACCCAGCGGCTGAACCAGGATGAGGCCAACCGCAGCCTGGATGCCGCCTTAGACATCGTGCAGACATTTTTTGAGCGGCAGCCGCTCTGGGGGAGCCTGCTGAAAGAGCTGGCGGCTCTTGTGCCGGCGACGATCGAGCTGACCGAGTGTCACATCGAGTTCGAGGGCGAACGGCGCATCGCGCGTCTCAAAGGGCGCGTGATCGCCGCAGGAAACGGTGGCGGGGTCGCACAGTTAGCGGAAGCGCTTGAGCGCTCGCCGTTTTTCTCTGATGTTAACCTGATCGATTCCGAAGTCCGTTCCTCAGAGATGGGGGCCTCGACGTTCAGCCTTGAGGCTTTCTTGGAGTGA
- a CDS encoding response regulator: MDDQPKKKRILIVDDTKDILTVVSRRLQSWGYEALTAETGEDGLRIAQECVPDLMLLDIMMPKMKGRDVCAKLRADPKTAKIPVIFLTALGLADHVKAGMDLGAADYIVKPFEPAELKERIAIVLARAEHEAA; encoded by the coding sequence ATGGATGATCAACCAAAGAAAAAGCGAATCTTGATTGTCGATGACACGAAGGATATCCTGACTGTCGTGTCCCGCCGGCTGCAAAGCTGGGGCTATGAAGCGCTGACCGCCGAGACCGGCGAGGACGGCTTGCGGATCGCCCAGGAGTGCGTGCCGGACTTGATGCTGCTGGACATCATGATGCCGAAGATGAAGGGGCGGGATGTGTGCGCCAAGCTGCGGGCGGACCCCAAGACCGCGAAGATCCCGGTGATCTTCCTGACGGCCTTAGGGCTGGCCGACCATGTGAAGGCCGGCATGGATTTGGGCGCGGCGGACTACATCGTCAAGCCCTTCGAGCCGGCGGAGTTGAAGGAGCGCATCGCCATCGTCCTGGCCCGCGCCGAACATGAGGCCGCCTAA
- a CDS encoding type II secretion system protein → MKRRGLGWRSAFTLIEMLIVIMVIAILIGVLLPQFRGAQDEAAIQRAKSELRTIATAIESYYIHNSNTIVSALTSLTTASPRIISSIPDDPFRAGSNDYSFYRDTNAIYYVVFSYGQDRAAAITSITTGGVPQCTGANCATSIDDICVTNGSPPGAPNC, encoded by the coding sequence ATGAAGAGGCGAGGGCTGGGGTGGAGATCGGCGTTTACGCTGATCGAGATGCTGATTGTGATCATGGTGATCGCGATCTTAATCGGCGTGCTGCTGCCGCAATTCCGCGGGGCCCAGGATGAAGCCGCGATCCAGCGGGCGAAGTCGGAGCTGCGGACCATCGCGACCGCGATCGAGTCGTACTACATCCACAACAGCAACACGATCGTCAGCGCGCTCACCTCGCTGACCACGGCCAGCCCTCGGATCATCAGCTCCATTCCGGATGATCCATTCCGCGCCGGCAGCAATGATTACAGCTTTTACCGCGACACCAACGCCATCTACTACGTGGTCTTCTCCTACGGCCAGGACCGCGCGGCCGCGATCACCAGCATCACGACCGGCGGCGTGCCGCAGTGCACCGGGGCCAACTGTGCCACGTCGATCGATGATATCTGTGTGACCAACGGCTCTCCGCCCGGAGCGCCCAACTGTTGA
- a CDS encoding prepilin-type N-terminal cleavage/methylation domain-containing protein: MSKLFQSALGFTLMEVLIVTVLFAIFMGAVYETSIVGLRAANSADEREDLRTQMTRALDQMTREMASSYNVDVAQDQRFQFDARDIDGDGSNDTNINYVVTSGDLLRGSTLLIRDLSSLDFDYVDADGDSMSTPVASGDRDEVRVVQITMTAVKDQETISLTAAAYLRNM, encoded by the coding sequence ATGTCTAAGCTTTTTCAAAGCGCCTTGGGGTTTACGTTGATGGAAGTGCTGATCGTGACGGTCCTCTTTGCCATTTTCATGGGCGCGGTGTATGAAACATCGATCGTGGGATTGCGGGCCGCCAACAGCGCGGATGAGCGGGAAGACCTCCGCACCCAAATGACGCGCGCCCTCGATCAAATGACCCGCGAGATGGCGTCCTCCTACAACGTTGATGTCGCGCAAGATCAACGATTTCAGTTTGACGCCAGGGACATCGACGGCGACGGCTCCAACGACACCAACATCAACTACGTGGTGACCAGCGGAGATCTGTTGCGGGGATCAACCTTGCTCATCAGGGACCTTTCGTCATTGGACTTCGATTATGTGGACGCCGACGGCGACAGCATGTCAACGCCCGTGGCCAGCGGAGACCGCGATGAAGTCCGCGTCGTCCAAATCACCATGACGGCAGTCAAAGACCAGGAAACGATCTCCCTCACTGCCGCCGCCTACCTGCGCAACATGTGA
- a CDS encoding VTT domain-containing protein: METLREFFANLYHFDALIRWGGYTVLVGIVFAETGLLAGFFLPGDSLLVTAGLLAVGDGPLNIGALIILLSAAAIAGDSTGYAIGYHAGPKIFRREDSRWFRKEHVRRTQRFYDTYGAKTIVLARFMPFVRTFAPTVAGVARMRYRTFVIFNILGGISWVASMTLAGYWLGRSVPHIDRQLHWIILGIIIVSMLPIIREWLVSRHRRHEPA, from the coding sequence ATGGAAACTCTCAGAGAATTCTTCGCGAACCTCTACCACTTCGATGCGCTCATCCGGTGGGGCGGCTACACCGTGCTCGTGGGGATCGTGTTTGCCGAAACCGGCTTGCTCGCCGGCTTCTTTCTGCCCGGCGATTCGCTGCTGGTGACGGCCGGGCTCTTGGCGGTCGGGGACGGGCCCTTGAACATTGGGGCGCTGATCATCCTCTTGAGCGCGGCGGCGATCGCGGGCGATAGCACCGGCTACGCGATCGGCTATCATGCCGGGCCGAAAATCTTCCGGCGCGAGGATTCCCGGTGGTTTCGGAAAGAGCACGTGCGGAGGACCCAGCGGTTCTATGACACCTACGGCGCAAAAACGATCGTCCTGGCTCGTTTCATGCCGTTTGTTCGGACCTTCGCGCCGACCGTCGCCGGCGTGGCGCGGATGCGCTACCGGACGTTTGTGATCTTTAATATCCTCGGCGGTATTAGCTGGGTGGCCAGCATGACGCTGGCCGGGTATTGGCTGGGCCGCTCGGTTCCGCATATCGATCGGCAGCTGCATTGGATCATCTTGGGGATTATCATCGTCTCGATGCTCCCCATCATTCGAGAATGGCTGGTCAGCCGCCATCGCCGCCATGAGCCCGCCTGA